A single genomic interval of Deltaproteobacteria bacterium harbors:
- the era gene encoding GTPase Era produces MTGRKKSGFVALIGRPNVGKSTLLNRILGAKIAIVSRKPQTTRDRIAGILTGDRGQIVFLDGPGIHRPRKALNAYMVRTAQRIAEEADIAVHVVDDRQSVGGEEESLVRGIVSNVCVPRFLALNKADRMRGDEGSRRLDSLMAGGMYKEGFLVSAVTGKGVAEFLDCLYSDLPEGPAYYPEEDLTDLPMRFIAKEIVREKLFESLSEELPYSVAVTIEEYKEDTDQRLVRIRGEICVERDSQKGIIIGRGGRMLKKIGTEARLELEKETGERVYLELFVKVERDWSRNETMLRRLGYV; encoded by the coding sequence ATGACCGGCCGGAAGAAATCTGGGTTCGTAGCGCTTATAGGACGGCCTAACGTCGGGAAATCCACGCTGTTGAACCGCATCCTCGGGGCCAAGATAGCCATTGTCAGCAGAAAGCCCCAGACGACAAGAGACCGGATCGCCGGGATACTGACGGGGGATCGCGGCCAGATCGTATTTCTGGACGGTCCGGGGATCCACCGCCCGCGCAAGGCACTTAACGCATACATGGTGCGGACGGCTCAGCGGATCGCGGAAGAAGCCGACATCGCGGTGCACGTGGTCGATGACCGGCAATCGGTAGGAGGGGAGGAGGAGTCCCTGGTCCGCGGCATCGTCTCCAACGTCTGCGTCCCCCGTTTTCTTGCGTTGAACAAGGCGGACCGCATGCGGGGGGACGAGGGGAGCCGCCGCCTGGATTCATTGATGGCCGGAGGGATGTACAAGGAAGGATTCCTCGTCTCGGCGGTTACGGGAAAAGGTGTGGCGGAATTTCTCGACTGCCTGTATTCCGATCTTCCCGAGGGACCCGCCTACTATCCGGAAGAGGACCTGACCGACCTTCCGATGCGTTTCATCGCAAAGGAGATCGTGCGCGAGAAACTCTTCGAGTCGCTTTCGGAGGAACTTCCGTACAGCGTGGCGGTGACGATAGAGGAATACAAGGAGGATACCGACCAGCGCCTGGTGCGCATACGCGGGGAGATCTGCGTGGAACGGGATTCCCAGAAGGGGATAATCATCGGACGCGGCGGAAGGATGCTCAAGAAAATCGGCACGGAGGCGCGCCTGGAACTGGAGAAAGAAACCGGGGAGCGGGTATACTTGGAACTGTTCGTGAAGGTGGAAAGGGACTGGAGCAGGAACGAAACCATGCTCAGGCGGCTGGGGTATGTCTAA
- the rnc gene encoding ribonuclease III: MTDMELRIGYRFSSPVYLEQALRHASLGGGNGEKSYQRLEFLGDAVLNLCVAQEMFRRMPDAGEGELSKARAALINNRSLVRVGERIGVPESLRTDPSLREKGGGVTRKMVADAVEAIAGAIFLDGGFEKACEFILTHFVEDRAHEAVAGFDAKSRLQEWCQKRHVSLPRYRLLEVSGPPHSHVFSVAARLADGTEAKGSGSTKKEAEMEAASKLLLIIEPEAARE, encoded by the coding sequence ATGACTGACATGGAACTGCGGATCGGGTACCGGTTTTCATCTCCCGTTTACCTGGAGCAGGCGCTGCGCCACGCTTCTCTCGGCGGCGGTAACGGCGAAAAGTCCTACCAGCGGCTGGAATTCCTCGGCGACGCCGTCCTGAACCTGTGCGTTGCACAGGAGATGTTCCGGAGGATGCCCGATGCGGGAGAAGGTGAACTGTCCAAGGCCCGCGCCGCATTGATAAACAACCGGAGCCTCGTCCGCGTAGGGGAACGCATCGGGGTGCCCGAGTCGCTGCGGACCGATCCTTCCCTGCGCGAGAAAGGCGGGGGGGTGACCCGGAAGATGGTGGCCGATGCGGTCGAAGCGATCGCCGGCGCGATCTTCCTGGACGGCGGGTTCGAAAAGGCATGCGAGTTCATCCTCACGCACTTCGTGGAAGACCGGGCGCATGAAGCGGTCGCCGGATTCGACGCCAAGAGCCGCCTCCAGGAGTGGTGCCAGAAACGGCACGTATCGCTTCCCCGGTACCGGCTTCTCGAAGTTTCGGGCCCCCCCCATTCGCACGTCTTCTCGGTGGCGGCGCGCCTTGCGGACGGGACGGAAGCCAAGGGGAGCGGTTCTACCAAGAAAGAGGCGGAAATGGAGGCGGCTTCGAAGCTGCTGCTTATAATAGAGCCCGAGGCGGCGCGGGAATGA